A genomic segment from Drosophila nasuta strain 15112-1781.00 unplaced genomic scaffold, ASM2355853v1 ctg65_pilon, whole genome shotgun sequence encodes:
- the LOC132798032 gene encoding uncharacterized protein LOC132798032 — protein sequence MAHNVVDSALNKFIAATDRISHFAARLNKASTDSASLYTCQVRRDQMRALWDKVEKEYEACSCVMSDEMTTDELPTIQAKYDYCYILYEQWSAQLSEQIADASQALTPRTPVQTQAVPFMSTGCRLPPCDTEVFGGDYTRWPTSRDLFTAIYIRNPRLSEVEKLFHLNSKTSGEAHAIVTKSPLTNEGFQSAWSSLTERFENKRLLVNSQLRILFNLPAIGQESGAAIQELQSTIQGAVSHPRSDSGSVSQHERSDGSTGLTQGGPVAKQVNSFESRMGINDRVNYIKQQKLCLNCFARGHILAECTSAHSCFTCKGRHHTLLHRVNPAPTVTTPIASPIQSTSTQSANVQSFVAVNTQGVLLSTAVIHVCHLGVRYTARALIDSGSEATFLSEKLFKRLRMPYTSVQARVSGLTQAVAAQPRKFCQFLIGSPVRPDLQIEASAYVLPQLAGNLPSCSVPQTLLENLPSIQLADPKFHESSQIDVLLGADILPSILLGGSHPNICGTLLGQETIFGWILTGPVSGFISKSISSFSARLSVVRTPPLEELLSKFWEVEDLPASPAKESDLFCEANFNATTVRTSTGRYMVTLPFRDPGHVDLGHSRATALAQFLRNESRLKRNDSLKEQYDSVIREYLDLGHMTQVPIQFRQLLFAASRCSQARQHHHEASRCIQRLQPDFKREESE from the exons ATGGCACACAATGTAGTAGATTCGGCATTGAATAAGTTCATCGCCGCGACTGACCGTATAAGTCACTTTGCGGCGCGACTTAACAAGGCTTCTACTGACAGCGCGTCCCTGTACACGTGCCAAGTCCGGAGGGACCAGATGCGTGCCTTGTGGGACAAGGTCGAGAAGGAGTACGAGGCTTGCTCCTGCGTCATGTCGGATGAAATGACGACAGACGAGTTGCCTACCATTCAGGCAAAATATGATTACTGCTATATTCTCTATGAGCAGTGGTCCGCTCAGCTAAGTGAGCAAATAGCTGATGCCTCCCAGGCACTCACTCCCCGTACACCCGTACAAACGCAAGCCGTGCCGTTCATGTCCACAGGGTGTCGCCTACCTCCGtgcgacaccgaagttttcggaggcgattacactcgctggcccaccTCCCGAGACTTATTCACGGCTATTTATATCCGAAATCCAAGACTGTCggaagttgagaaacttttccatCTCAACTCCAAGACCAGCGGTGAAGCCCATGCCATTGTGACAAAGTCTCCTTTGACCAATGAGGGGTTTCAGTCGGCGTGGTCCAGCTTGACTGAGCGTTTCgagaacaaacggttgctcgtGAACAGTCAGCTGCGAATCCTTTTCAACTtgcccgccattgggcaagagtcgggtGCAGCCATTCAGGAGTTGCAGAGCACCATCCAAGG AGCGGTATCGCaccctagaagcgatagcggaAGTGTCAGCCAGCACGAGCGCTCCGACGGTTCCACGGGCCTCACGCAAGGAGGCCCCGTCGCCAAGCAGGTCAACTCCTTTGAGAGTCGG ATGGGTATCAACGATAGGGTCAATTATATAAAGCAACAGAAGCTGTGTCTCAATTGTTTCGCACGAGGCCATATCCTGGCTGAGTGCACAAGTGCGCACAGCTGCTTTACTtgcaagggtcgtcatcatacactCTTGCATCGAGTGAACCCGGCACCGACAGTCACAACCCCGATTGCATCTCCAATACAGTCCACTTCCACCCAGTCAGCTAACGTCCAGTCATTCgtggcagttaacacacaaggtgttctgctCAGCACAGCTGTCATTCACGTATGCCATCTCGGCGTCCGCTATACAGCTCGGGCTCTGATTGACTCCGGATCAGAAGCCACCTTCCTCTCAGAGAAGttgttcaagcgcttgaggatgccGTATACATCCGTGCAAGCCCGCGTTTCTGGGCTGACGCAAGCTGTGGCAGCCCAGCCCCGAAAGTTTTGCCAATTCTTAATTGGCTCCCCGGTCAGACCCGATTTGCAGATCGAGGCGTCGGCGTACGTCCTCCCCCAGTTAGCGGGGAATCTGCCCTCATGTTCCGTCCCACAAACACTCCTCGAAAATCTGCCCAGCATCCAGCTGGCAGACCCCAAATTCCATGAGAGTTCGCAGATTGATGTGCTACTAGGCGCTGACATCCTCCCGTCCATTCTGCTCGGCGGCTCTCACCCTAACATTTGTGGGACCCTCCTCGgtcaagagaccattttcggttggatcctgacTGGCCCTGTGTCGGGATTCATTTCAAAATCCATTTCGTCcttttcggctcgactgtccgtcgtGCGAACTCCGCCATTGGAGGAACTCCTCTCCAAATTTTGGGAGGTGGAGGACCTGCCGGCTAGCCCAGCAAAAGAATCTGACCTTTTTTGTGAGGCTAACTTCAACGCCACGACCGTGCGAACCTCAACGGGTCGCTACATGGTCACGCTCCCATTCCGCGATCCTGGTCACGTTGACCTGGGTCACTCGAGGGCTACCGCTCTCGCTCAGTTCCTGAGAAACGAGAGCCGTTTAAAGAGGAACGACTCTCTGAAGGAACAATATGACTCCGTTATTCGAGAGTATCTGGATTTGGGTCACATGACTCAAGTCCCCATCCAGTTCCGGCAACTACTATTTGCCGCATCACGCTGTTCTCAAGCCCGACAGCACCACCACGAAGCTTCGCGTTGTATTCAACGCCTCCAGCCCGACTTCAAACGGGAAGAGTCTGAATGA